A genome region from Paenibacillus pabuli includes the following:
- a CDS encoding Ig-like domain-containing protein, which produces MKKQHLRVYSGFRLAMILLIGMVFVGIPFPGNAGAAGSISLDAPGGGYVSDGGMVEIGGSYTDLYDIRLYVNGTSQYEVLMNDPDGDDSGTWSYMLDTSGYNGTVELVVRGLDTSTRYGVWGAPAILTIDNPAGAVPVVTITGPSEGVPLSGQVEVTMETSSPIPVSMVEVRVNRGPWQQAVEQGSAYVFVWDTAGMGDRTVSLEARATNAPGRYGYSPTVYAQVGNGTHEPAVPLPDQDRAMWIWEPESYKLLLNPGARQVLESFITDTQTFGQEPVQTLYLAVGKYAGYNALEEQVDELRSFLSWAHSKNLQVHALIAGGTSPAYMGAYEKYHSHAVREMEQVVNYNLAAADLEKFDGINVDIEPYISPDFRDPSRFLQKEYLDVLQKMIDRRNMAGIRLPFGPAVPKWYDTSDQGANIVWNGSSKWLSEHVQDISDYISIMDYRDTADGSAGIIAGATGELAYADQIGKPNSVVIGVETLDIANSGDPEAITFWEEGRSHMEAELDKVYTAYAQSSAFGGIAVHHYDSYRALPSYWGPGGIFWTAPDDQEAPSALAGMPSIEATSYQAIQLNYEMASDNMEVERYVIYRSTIQGFTPAASDIAGLARGLNYQDKGLLPDTTYYYRIAARDLQGNIGPLTDEVSATTGSTTLKPLVVSDMNLVFSGSAVSVTLKVRDYDSGAVLAGAKVEGRFTYSAGRYTSGITGSDGSITLGSEAVVPGRQVGFEPRRIRYNGYYYASEHDLPHATLLMQNVGHEESGKQPSEGG; this is translated from the coding sequence TGGTAGAGATCGGAGGCAGTTATACCGACCTGTACGATATTCGGCTGTATGTGAACGGAACGTCCCAATACGAAGTGCTGATGAATGATCCGGACGGGGATGACAGCGGCACTTGGTCTTACATGCTGGATACCTCGGGCTATAACGGAACAGTTGAACTGGTGGTCCGTGGACTGGATACGTCCACCCGCTACGGGGTATGGGGTGCTCCCGCCATCCTTACGATTGATAATCCGGCAGGGGCTGTCCCTGTCGTCACGATTACTGGGCCGTCCGAAGGTGTGCCTTTAAGCGGTCAGGTTGAGGTCACCATGGAGACCAGCTCGCCCATTCCGGTTTCGATGGTAGAGGTAAGGGTGAATCGGGGGCCATGGCAGCAGGCGGTCGAGCAAGGTTCGGCGTATGTATTCGTGTGGGACACGGCGGGAATGGGCGATCGTACGGTCAGTCTGGAGGCCAGAGCGACCAATGCACCGGGGCGATACGGCTATAGTCCAACCGTGTATGCACAGGTTGGAAACGGGACGCATGAACCGGCCGTGCCTTTGCCCGATCAGGACCGGGCGATGTGGATCTGGGAACCGGAAAGCTACAAATTGCTCCTGAATCCCGGTGCGCGTCAGGTGCTCGAGTCATTTATCACAGATACGCAGACATTCGGGCAAGAGCCGGTTCAGACCCTGTATCTGGCAGTGGGCAAATATGCCGGGTACAATGCGCTGGAAGAACAGGTGGATGAACTGCGTTCGTTCCTGAGCTGGGCTCATAGCAAAAATCTGCAGGTTCATGCACTCATTGCTGGCGGCACTTCTCCGGCCTATATGGGCGCTTACGAGAAATATCACAGTCATGCAGTAAGGGAAATGGAACAGGTCGTCAATTACAATCTTGCAGCTGCAGATCTAGAGAAGTTCGATGGTATCAATGTGGATATTGAACCTTACATTTCCCCCGACTTTAGAGATCCTAGCCGATTTCTGCAGAAGGAATACCTGGATGTCTTGCAAAAAATGATTGACCGCCGGAATATGGCGGGTATCCGGCTGCCGTTCGGCCCGGCTGTGCCCAAGTGGTATGACACTTCCGACCAGGGGGCGAATATTGTCTGGAATGGCTCCAGCAAGTGGCTCTCCGAGCATGTACAGGATATCTCTGACTACATCTCCATCATGGATTACCGGGATACGGCGGATGGCTCTGCGGGCATTATTGCCGGGGCCACTGGAGAACTGGCTTACGCTGACCAGATCGGCAAACCGAATTCGGTGGTAATCGGTGTGGAGACGCTGGATATCGCAAATAGCGGCGATCCAGAGGCGATCACGTTCTGGGAGGAAGGCCGCAGCCATATGGAAGCCGAACTGGATAAGGTCTATACAGCTTACGCGCAGAGCAGCGCCTTCGGCGGCATTGCCGTTCATCACTATGATTCCTACCGGGCACTGCCTTCTTACTGGGGACCGGGCGGCATTTTTTGGACAGCGCCGGATGATCAGGAGGCCCCTTCAGCCCTTGCGGGAATGCCATCCATCGAAGCAACCAGTTATCAGGCCATACAGCTGAATTATGAAATGGCTTCGGATAACATGGAAGTGGAGCGCTATGTAATTTACCGGAGTACCATCCAAGGATTCACGCCTGCTGCTTCGGATATCGCCGGACTCGCCCGGGGTCTGAACTACCAGGATAAGGGACTGCTGCCGGATACGACGTACTACTACCGCATTGCAGCCCGCGACTTGCAGGGTAACATCGGACCACTCACGGATGAAGTATCGGCTACGACGGGAAGCACCACCCTGAAGCCGCTGGTTGTCTCGGACATGAATCTGGTGTTTAGCGGATCAGCAGTATCCGTCACCCTGAAGGTCAGAGATTACGATTCCGGCGCAGTACTAGCGGGTGCGAAGGTGGAGGGAAGGTTTACGTATTCGGCAGGACGGTATACCAGCGGGATCACCGGATCAGATGGAAGTATAACGCTTGGCTCGGAAGCGGTGGTACCGGGAAGGCAGGTAGGTTTTGAACCACGCCGGATCCGTTATAACGGTTATTACTATGCAAGCGAGCATGATCTGCCGCATGCGACACTGCTGATGCAGAATGTGGGTCATGAAGAATCGGGCAAACAGCCGTCTGAAGGAGGATGA
- a CDS encoding glucosamine-6-phosphate deaminase: protein MKANGLIQPLETQVADRMSVQIYANRDQMGTAAAAAVGAQLRQLLQDSERHVRMVFAAAPSQNELYEGLVREKDIDWSRVCAFHMDEYIGLPEEAPQRFGRYLTERLFSRIQPGRVELLNGLGDVKQECLRYGELLRAAPIDIICLGIGENGHIAFNDPPVADFNDPVPVKVVKLDDACRRQQVNDGCFARLDDVPEQALTLTVPALMAGKKLFAIVPGVSKRQALKAALHDPISTACPATILRTHPGITMFTDREAFGL from the coding sequence ATGAAAGCAAATGGCTTAATACAACCACTGGAAACCCAGGTCGCAGATCGAATGTCTGTACAGATCTATGCCAATCGGGATCAGATGGGGACGGCTGCAGCTGCTGCAGTAGGTGCTCAATTAAGACAGCTGCTGCAGGATTCAGAGCGCCATGTCCGTATGGTCTTTGCTGCAGCGCCTTCGCAGAACGAATTGTATGAGGGATTGGTGCGGGAGAAGGACATCGACTGGTCACGGGTCTGTGCTTTTCATATGGATGAATACATTGGTTTGCCCGAGGAGGCTCCGCAGCGCTTCGGCAGGTATTTGACGGAACGATTGTTCAGCCGAATTCAGCCGGGGCGGGTGGAACTGCTGAACGGACTGGGCGATGTCAAGCAGGAGTGTCTGAGGTATGGAGAGCTGCTTCGTGCTGCGCCCATCGATATCATCTGTCTTGGGATCGGAGAGAATGGTCATATTGCCTTCAATGATCCACCTGTTGCTGATTTTAATGACCCAGTGCCTGTGAAAGTGGTGAAGCTGGATGATGCCTGCCGGCGTCAGCAGGTAAACGATGGCTGTTTTGCCAGGTTGGATGATGTACCTGAACAGGCTCTGACTCTGACGGTGCCGGCGCTGATGGCAGGCAAGAAACTGTTTGCCATTGTTCCAGGCGTGTCGAAACGTCAGGCGCTCAAGGCAGCTTTACATGATCCGATAAGCACGGCATGTCCCGCTACGATCCTGCGTACACATCCCGGTATCACGATGTTTACGGACCGGGAAGCCTTCGGCCTGTGA